A genomic window from Verrucomicrobiota bacterium includes:
- a CDS encoding NAD(P)-dependent glycerol-3-phosphate dehydrogenase: MARITCLGAGGWGTALALLANQNGHEVTLWCRRPGFAGQLRRERVNEIYLPGVPLPSGLDMTSDLDSAVARAEVVIWAVPSSGLREVAAEIHTRRALPAAAVFVSTVKGIESGTDLRMSQVLGQIFPAHPATVLSGPNHAEEVARGVPSATVLAGPAGLARRLQQMLASDRFRIYTSSDLPGVELGGALKNIFALAAGMSDGLGFGDNSKAALVTRALAEMVRLGTVLGGRRETFYGLSGMGDLTVTAFSRHSRNRRVGERLAQGETLGAVTQSMRMVAEGVNTTRAALALAQRHRIDAPITQGVHSVLYEGERVGHALQRLLERGLRSEEE; the protein is encoded by the coding sequence ACGGGCATGAAGTCACGCTCTGGTGCCGCCGTCCCGGCTTTGCCGGCCAGTTGCGCCGGGAACGCGTAAATGAGATTTACCTGCCCGGCGTCCCTTTACCCTCCGGGCTCGACATGACGTCCGACCTGGATTCGGCCGTGGCCCGGGCAGAAGTCGTGATCTGGGCGGTGCCATCCTCCGGCCTCCGAGAGGTCGCGGCGGAGATCCATACCCGCCGCGCCTTACCGGCTGCGGCCGTGTTTGTCTCGACCGTGAAAGGCATCGAATCCGGTACCGACCTGCGCATGAGCCAGGTCCTCGGCCAGATCTTTCCGGCTCACCCCGCCACGGTCCTGTCCGGGCCGAACCACGCCGAAGAAGTGGCCCGCGGTGTCCCGTCGGCGACCGTCCTGGCCGGACCCGCCGGCCTGGCCCGGCGCCTGCAGCAGATGCTCGCCAGTGACCGGTTCCGCATTTACACCAGTTCCGACCTGCCCGGCGTCGAACTGGGCGGCGCCTTGAAAAACATCTTTGCCCTCGCCGCCGGCATGAGTGACGGACTCGGTTTCGGCGACAATTCCAAAGCCGCTCTCGTCACCCGCGCCCTCGCCGAGATGGTCCGGCTCGGCACCGTCCTGGGTGGACGGCGCGAGACGTTTTACGGCCTCAGCGGGATGGGTGACCTGACCGTCACCGCCTTCAGCCGGCACAGCCGCAACCGCCGGGTCGGCGAGCGGCTCGCCCAGGGTGAGACTCTGGGCGCCGTCACGCAGAGCATGCGCATGGTCGCCGAAGGCGTCAACACGACCCGCGCCGCCCTGGCCCTCGCTCAACGCCACCGCATCGACGCTCCGATTACCCAAGGGGTGCACTCCGTGTTGTACGAAGGGGAGCGCGTCGGCCATGCCCTGCAAAGGCTGCTCGAACGCGGTTTGCGTTCCGAAGAAGAATAA
- a CDS encoding prepilin-type N-terminal cleavage/methylation domain-containing protein yields the protein MNKGRPRRAWNRNQAGLTLVELLVVLAIIGTLAGIVYPAIVDSFQKSQAAMAAQRIDAVEKAKVQFRLDNPNATTAQFGDLQPYLVQLGQPLSSLAALNEGTGGTINIGDLVNTAYFVQSGSNAKFTQLLAKYHVPLSSKPEGDAAATAASGSSNP from the coding sequence ATGAACAAAGGTCGTCCACGACGCGCTTGGAATCGAAACCAGGCAGGCCTGACATTGGTGGAACTGCTGGTGGTGCTTGCCATCATCGGAACCCTTGCCGGGATTGTCTACCCTGCCATCGTCGATTCGTTTCAAAAAAGCCAGGCTGCCATGGCGGCGCAACGCATCGACGCGGTGGAGAAGGCCAAGGTGCAATTTCGCCTGGATAATCCCAACGCCACCACGGCTCAGTTCGGCGACCTTCAGCCTTACCTGGTACAGTTGGGACAACCCTTGAGCAGCCTGGCGGCTCTGAATGAGGGCACCGGCGGTACGATTAACATCGGTGATCTGGTTAATACCGCCTATTTTGTCCAGTCAGGCTCGAACGCGAAATTCACGCAGTTGCTGGCCAAGTATCACGTGCCGCTCAGCAGTAAACCCGAAGGCGACGCTGCCGCGACGGCGGCGTCAGGTTCGTCCAACCCTTAG